A region of Daphnia carinata strain CSIRO-1 chromosome 10, CSIRO_AGI_Dcar_HiC_V3, whole genome shotgun sequence DNA encodes the following proteins:
- the LOC130698419 gene encoding mucin-19-like isoform X2 gives MPFSKVVLIIVTLIVLDYAQVAANEDLQVSESKGKKFPRHIQSNVRPKTQRRRPFLRNGPARGRSDSSEDGGEEHDAPGYVIISYGGRIGKKDNGQRYGNKYGSDYSVEYVGNLYGYEEGHGYFSGYNSGHNEYSSGYTDVTHSQQGTSDGGGSDENDGTKGNAEIMSGVSVMNGDSSSDGMKDMGGSMGGQMNTGEDVGAVKDTKGTADSAGEATLPAGGNIDSDGTVTIDGSAMDDAPVAGGDATRIEASKGKDEVMVDSVVTGGDATVSTDGTEAIGGETVGIEGSKGMEAMDEMAIPVDGEAPGTVVATGTVGTMDELMALLDGIGGSEGSTGTIKSMDDLMAIIGGAEGVEGLGDITGLTDDTAGTDGSIGNSGSIGSPVDSSTTGADANEEGSHSGGIGSFEEGTYSSSTEDEYTVSFDFVTEDEAIELGAITKNADAQNPSGDGHAAGDDFSIAFLTADTAKPSESGTEVASEIITETGKIKMMSEPAEMVKAEALTAMEETGKMVAEPAEMMNTGGKESIDTGSAPSPGPEKSIAPMSVPEITANNLRRMGRNQQGSWIPVNNYRNGDRRLIPAGRVNHPGNRARPQNRAISSLPIENHKHGNLPGNGEKVRSTGSKTGPGPVRNAPMKQEKPGGMSGNGASKFRSIGEGTSANRGMKETGPMGSISVREIQSGPGKIKPMSGNIDMVHGGSGSMKAVNVAPITEHSKNSPSGNPSGNTGSGKKRFLSMGKGRNTSGNGGKLESGSASSKSVKTQSGNEEKVKGNGDKLSSFIGKGSTRPARPAQLMSPPPSKEMMRPNPMKGETASENKEISEDTSERPPGKGKGGKASKNGVKEKRQISASSSSSSSEKGKKGSEKGKETETSESAVKSASGGGDKVEKVNGEEVKQNSGFVRNGPLNIVRYLRKGIGRYL, from the exons ATGCCTTTCTCTAAA GTGGTGTTAATCATCGTGACTTTAATCGTCTTGGATTACGCTCAAGTGGCCGCCAACGAAGATTTACAAGTGTCTGAAAGTAAAGGCAAGAAATTCCCGCGTCACATTCAGTCGAATGTTAGACCCAAGACACAACGGCGTAGACCTTTCCTTCGCAATGGCCCTGCACGCGGGAGATCCGACAGCAGTGAAGACGGCGGAGAAGAGCACGATGCTCCAGGATACGTCATCATTTCGTATGGTGGTAGAATAGGGAAAAAAGACAACG GTCAACGTTACGGCAACAAATACGGCAGCGATTACAGCGTTGAATATGTTGGCAATCTATATGGATACGAAGAGG GACACGGCTACTTTAGCGGGTATAACAGTGGTCATAACGAGTACAGCAGCGGCTATACTGATGTGACGCACAGCCAACAAGGAACAAGCGATGGAG GTGGAAGTGATGAAAACGACGGAACTAAAGGTAACGCGGAAATCATGAGCGGCGTGTCTGTAATGAATGGGGACAGCAGCAGCGATGGAATGAAAGACATGGGTGGATCGATGGGCGGTCAAATGAACACTGGCGAAGACGTCGGTGCCGTAAAAGACACCAAGGGTACTGCAGATTCCGCAGGCGAGGCCACACTTCCAGCTGGTGGTAACATCGACTCTGATGGAACTGTTACTATCGATGGATCTGCAATGGACGACGCACCCGTCGCTGGTGGAGACGCTACCAGAATCGAAGCCTCAAAGGGCAAGGATGAAGTCATGGTAGATTCCGTCGTCACTGGTGGAGATGCCACTGTATCCACGGACGGAACGGAAGCAATTGGCGGagaaactgttggaattgaaGGATCAAAAGGCATGGAAGCAATGGATGAAATGGCTATACCAGTTGATGGAGAGGCACCCGGAACTGTCGTTGCTACTGGAACTGTTGGTACCATGGATGAACTCATGGCACTCCTGGATGGCATCGGAGGAAGTGAAGGATCTACTGGTACCATTAAATCTATGGATGATTTAATGGCCATCATTGGAGGAGCAGAAGGAGTTGAAGGACTTGGTGATATTACTGGACTCACTGACGATACAGCCGGAACTGACGGATCCATCGGTAACAGTGGATCAATTGGCTCTCCAGTAGATTCGTCCACAACTGGCGCTGATGCTAATGAAGAAGGTTCACACAGTGGCGGTATAg GTAGCTTTGAAGAGGGGACCTATTCATCAAGCACCGAAGATGAGTACACAGTATCATTTGACTTCGTAACGGAAGACGAAGCAATTGAGCTAGGTGCCATCACCAAAAATGCCGATGCACAAAATCCATCCGGCGATGGCCACGCAGCTGGTGATGATTTTAGCATTGCATTTTTAACCGCCGACACCGCTAAACCTTCTGAAAGTGGAACGGAAGTAGCGAGCGAAATCATAACTGAAACAGGAAAGATTAAAATGATGTCTGAACCTGCAGAAATGGTCAAAGCGGAAGCCTTAACCGCAATGGAAGAGACAGGTAAAATGGTTGCCGAGCCTGCCGAGATGATGAACACCGGAGGTAAAGAGAGCATAGACACTGGAAGCGCACCGTCTCCTGGACCAGAGAAAAGCATTGCGCCTATGAGCGTGCCGGAAATCACTGCAAACAACCTAAGAAGAATGGGCCGGAACCAACAAGGCAGCTGGATACCTGTGAACAACTACAGAAACGGAGACAGAAGGTTAATACCTGCAGGAAGAGTTAATCATCCGGGTAACAGAGCAAGACCACAAAATCGTGCGATCAGCAGTCTACCCATTGAAAATCATAAGCATGGCAATTTACCCGGAAATGGCGAAAAGGTACGTAGCACTGGAAGCAAAACGGGCCCAGGACCGGTTAGAAATGCTccaatgaaacaagaaaaacctgGTGGAATGTCTGGCAACGGAGCTAGTAAATTCAGAAGCATAGGCGAAGGAACTTCCGCAAACCGTGGAATGAAAGAAACCGGACCAATGGGAAGTATATCGGTCAGGGAAATCCAATCAGGACCTGGAAAAATCAAACCCATGTCTGGAAATATTGACATGGTTCACGGTGGATCAGGTAGCATGAAAGCTGTTAACGTAGCACCAATTACCGAACACAGTAAAAACTCACCTTCGGGCAATCCATCCGGAAATACTGGAAGTGGCAAGAAGAGATTCTTGAGCATGGGAAAGGGAAGAAACACTTCGGGAAATGGCGGCAAACTAGAAAGTGGATCAGCCAGCAGCAAGTCGGTGAAAACCCAATCCGGAAATGAAGAGAAAGTCAAAGGAAACGGTGACAAGTTGAGCAGCTTCATAGGAAAAGGCAGCACTAGACCGGCCAGACCTGCCCAGCTAATGAGCCCACCTCCTTCGAAAGAAATGATGCGACCCAATCCCATGAAAGGCGAAACAGCTtctgaaaataaagaaataagtGAAGACACATCCGAGAGGCCACctggaaaaggaaaaggaggCAAAGCATCAAAGAACGGCGTGAAAGAGAAACGACAAATCAGTGCATCAAGCTCATCTTCCAGCAGCGAAAAGGGTAAAAAAGGATCCGAAAAGGGCAAAGAAACTGAAACGTCAGAATCAGCTGTTAAATCTGCATCCGGAGGCGGAGATAAGGTCGAGAAAGTCAACGGAGAAGAAGTCAAACAGAATAGTGGATTCGTCAGGAACGGACCACTTAACATCGTCCGCTATCTACGTAAAGGTATAGGACGATACCTATAA
- the LOC130698419 gene encoding mucin-19-like isoform X1, whose product MPFSKVVLIIVTLIVLDYAQVAANEDLQVSESKGKKFPRHIQSNVRPKTQRRRPFLRNGPARGRSDSSEDGGEEHDAPGYVIISYGGRIGKKDNGQRYGNKYGSDYSVEYVGNLYGYEEGHGYFSGYNSGHNEYSSGYTDVTHSQQGTSDGGGSDENDGTKGNAEIMSGVSVMNGDSSSDGMKDMGGSMGGQMNTGEDVGAVKDTKGTADSAGEATLPAGGNIDSDGTVTIDGSAMDDAPVAGGDATRIEASKGKDEVMVDSVVTGGDATVSTDGTEAIGGETVGIEGSKGMEAMDEMAIPVDGEAPGTVVATGTVGTMDELMALLDGIGGSEGSTGTIKSMDDLMAIIGGAEGVEGLGDITGLTDDTAGTDGSIGNSGSIGSPVDSSTTGADANEEGSHSGGIAGSFEEGTYSSSTEDEYTVSFDFVTEDEAIELGAITKNADAQNPSGDGHAAGDDFSIAFLTADTAKPSESGTEVASEIITETGKIKMMSEPAEMVKAEALTAMEETGKMVAEPAEMMNTGGKESIDTGSAPSPGPEKSIAPMSVPEITANNLRRMGRNQQGSWIPVNNYRNGDRRLIPAGRVNHPGNRARPQNRAISSLPIENHKHGNLPGNGEKVRSTGSKTGPGPVRNAPMKQEKPGGMSGNGASKFRSIGEGTSANRGMKETGPMGSISVREIQSGPGKIKPMSGNIDMVHGGSGSMKAVNVAPITEHSKNSPSGNPSGNTGSGKKRFLSMGKGRNTSGNGGKLESGSASSKSVKTQSGNEEKVKGNGDKLSSFIGKGSTRPARPAQLMSPPPSKEMMRPNPMKGETASENKEISEDTSERPPGKGKGGKASKNGVKEKRQISASSSSSSSEKGKKGSEKGKETETSESAVKSASGGGDKVEKVNGEEVKQNSGFVRNGPLNIVRYLRKGIGRYL is encoded by the exons ATGCCTTTCTCTAAA GTGGTGTTAATCATCGTGACTTTAATCGTCTTGGATTACGCTCAAGTGGCCGCCAACGAAGATTTACAAGTGTCTGAAAGTAAAGGCAAGAAATTCCCGCGTCACATTCAGTCGAATGTTAGACCCAAGACACAACGGCGTAGACCTTTCCTTCGCAATGGCCCTGCACGCGGGAGATCCGACAGCAGTGAAGACGGCGGAGAAGAGCACGATGCTCCAGGATACGTCATCATTTCGTATGGTGGTAGAATAGGGAAAAAAGACAACG GTCAACGTTACGGCAACAAATACGGCAGCGATTACAGCGTTGAATATGTTGGCAATCTATATGGATACGAAGAGG GACACGGCTACTTTAGCGGGTATAACAGTGGTCATAACGAGTACAGCAGCGGCTATACTGATGTGACGCACAGCCAACAAGGAACAAGCGATGGAG GTGGAAGTGATGAAAACGACGGAACTAAAGGTAACGCGGAAATCATGAGCGGCGTGTCTGTAATGAATGGGGACAGCAGCAGCGATGGAATGAAAGACATGGGTGGATCGATGGGCGGTCAAATGAACACTGGCGAAGACGTCGGTGCCGTAAAAGACACCAAGGGTACTGCAGATTCCGCAGGCGAGGCCACACTTCCAGCTGGTGGTAACATCGACTCTGATGGAACTGTTACTATCGATGGATCTGCAATGGACGACGCACCCGTCGCTGGTGGAGACGCTACCAGAATCGAAGCCTCAAAGGGCAAGGATGAAGTCATGGTAGATTCCGTCGTCACTGGTGGAGATGCCACTGTATCCACGGACGGAACGGAAGCAATTGGCGGagaaactgttggaattgaaGGATCAAAAGGCATGGAAGCAATGGATGAAATGGCTATACCAGTTGATGGAGAGGCACCCGGAACTGTCGTTGCTACTGGAACTGTTGGTACCATGGATGAACTCATGGCACTCCTGGATGGCATCGGAGGAAGTGAAGGATCTACTGGTACCATTAAATCTATGGATGATTTAATGGCCATCATTGGAGGAGCAGAAGGAGTTGAAGGACTTGGTGATATTACTGGACTCACTGACGATACAGCCGGAACTGACGGATCCATCGGTAACAGTGGATCAATTGGCTCTCCAGTAGATTCGTCCACAACTGGCGCTGATGCTAATGAAGAAGGTTCACACAGTGGCGGTATAg CAGGTAGCTTTGAAGAGGGGACCTATTCATCAAGCACCGAAGATGAGTACACAGTATCATTTGACTTCGTAACGGAAGACGAAGCAATTGAGCTAGGTGCCATCACCAAAAATGCCGATGCACAAAATCCATCCGGCGATGGCCACGCAGCTGGTGATGATTTTAGCATTGCATTTTTAACCGCCGACACCGCTAAACCTTCTGAAAGTGGAACGGAAGTAGCGAGCGAAATCATAACTGAAACAGGAAAGATTAAAATGATGTCTGAACCTGCAGAAATGGTCAAAGCGGAAGCCTTAACCGCAATGGAAGAGACAGGTAAAATGGTTGCCGAGCCTGCCGAGATGATGAACACCGGAGGTAAAGAGAGCATAGACACTGGAAGCGCACCGTCTCCTGGACCAGAGAAAAGCATTGCGCCTATGAGCGTGCCGGAAATCACTGCAAACAACCTAAGAAGAATGGGCCGGAACCAACAAGGCAGCTGGATACCTGTGAACAACTACAGAAACGGAGACAGAAGGTTAATACCTGCAGGAAGAGTTAATCATCCGGGTAACAGAGCAAGACCACAAAATCGTGCGATCAGCAGTCTACCCATTGAAAATCATAAGCATGGCAATTTACCCGGAAATGGCGAAAAGGTACGTAGCACTGGAAGCAAAACGGGCCCAGGACCGGTTAGAAATGCTccaatgaaacaagaaaaacctgGTGGAATGTCTGGCAACGGAGCTAGTAAATTCAGAAGCATAGGCGAAGGAACTTCCGCAAACCGTGGAATGAAAGAAACCGGACCAATGGGAAGTATATCGGTCAGGGAAATCCAATCAGGACCTGGAAAAATCAAACCCATGTCTGGAAATATTGACATGGTTCACGGTGGATCAGGTAGCATGAAAGCTGTTAACGTAGCACCAATTACCGAACACAGTAAAAACTCACCTTCGGGCAATCCATCCGGAAATACTGGAAGTGGCAAGAAGAGATTCTTGAGCATGGGAAAGGGAAGAAACACTTCGGGAAATGGCGGCAAACTAGAAAGTGGATCAGCCAGCAGCAAGTCGGTGAAAACCCAATCCGGAAATGAAGAGAAAGTCAAAGGAAACGGTGACAAGTTGAGCAGCTTCATAGGAAAAGGCAGCACTAGACCGGCCAGACCTGCCCAGCTAATGAGCCCACCTCCTTCGAAAGAAATGATGCGACCCAATCCCATGAAAGGCGAAACAGCTtctgaaaataaagaaataagtGAAGACACATCCGAGAGGCCACctggaaaaggaaaaggaggCAAAGCATCAAAGAACGGCGTGAAAGAGAAACGACAAATCAGTGCATCAAGCTCATCTTCCAGCAGCGAAAAGGGTAAAAAAGGATCCGAAAAGGGCAAAGAAACTGAAACGTCAGAATCAGCTGTTAAATCTGCATCCGGAGGCGGAGATAAGGTCGAGAAAGTCAACGGAGAAGAAGTCAAACAGAATAGTGGATTCGTCAGGAACGGACCACTTAACATCGTCCGCTATCTACGTAAAGGTATAGGACGATACCTATAA